In Callospermophilus lateralis isolate mCalLat2 chromosome 18, mCalLat2.hap1, whole genome shotgun sequence, one DNA window encodes the following:
- the Prss54 gene encoding LOW QUALITY PROTEIN: inactive serine protease 54 (The sequence of the model RefSeq protein was modified relative to this genomic sequence to represent the inferred CDS: deleted 1 base in 1 codon) — MVSAVVLSGDGRMRGVLLVLLCLFQSSAGCGLQKSPLRDLSEEDLVTSTQFPWVVSIQDLQYTHLAFGCILSEFWILTIASAFQNRKSAIVIVGIANMDHRNIAHTEYPVDTIIIHEDFDNHSMSNNIALLRTDSAMHFDDLVQSICFLDRKLHKPPDLQNCWVSGWNPTSATGNHMTMSILRRISVKDIDLCPLHLLQKTGCGSHTQRETEAVCLGEAGSPMMCQLQQLDLWILRGILTQGGDTCPGIFIYTRVEDYSDWIMSMTTRDDHPLFSLQHWDNFMPRPSFEEHATVTRSTHSEVSHRSTHSEVSHRSTHSELRNSTRDELDFREKGLRESGRSSEAALQPMYYDYYGGEAGEGGSFAGQNRLHQPQEIILVFFVLVFFGSGV, encoded by the exons ATGGTGTCCGCTGTGGTCCTCTCTGGGGATGGCAGA ATGAGAGGGGTGCTGCTGGTGCTGCTCTGCCTGTTCCAATCCTCTGCCG GTTGCGGCCTCCAGAAGTCCCCACTTAGGGACCTTTCCGAGGAGGACCTGGTCACCAGCACACAGTTCCCCTGGGTGGTGTCGATACAGGACTTGCAGTACACCCACCTGGCGTTCGGCTGCATCCTCAGCGAGTTCTGGATCCTCACCATCGCATCTGCCTTTCAAAACAG gAAGTCTGCCATAGTTATTGTTGGTATAGCTAACATGGATCACAGAAATATTGCTCACACAGAGTATCCAGTCGATACCATCATCATCCACGAGGACTTTGATAACCACTCAATGAGCAATAACATAGCCCTCCTGAGGACAGACTCGGCCATGCATTTTGACGACCTGGTCCAGTCCATCTGCTTCCTGGACAGAAAGCTGCATAAGCCACCAGACTTGCAGAACTGCTGGGTGTCAGGATGGAATCCCACGTCTGCA ACAGGAAATCACATGACAATGAGTATCCTGAGGAGAATCTCCGTGAAAGACATTGACCTGTGTCCCTTACACCTACTCCAGAAAACAGGATGCGGCAGTCACACACAACGGGAAACCGAAGCCGTCTGCTTG GGGGAAGCAGGAAGCCCCATGATGTGCCAGCTACAGCAGTTGGATCTGTGGATCCTGAGAGGAATCCTGACCCAAGGTGGAGATACATGCCCAGGCATCTTTATATACACCAGGGTGGAAGATTACAGCGACTGGATCATGTCCATGACTACCAGGGATGACCATCCCCTGTTCTCACTCCAACACTGGGACAATTTTATGCCTCGTCCCTCTTTCGAAGAGCACGCTACCGTGACACGGAGCACACATTCTGAAGTGAGCCACAGGAGCACACATTCTGAAGTGAGCCACAGGAGCACACATTCTGAA CTGAGGAACAGCACTAGAGATGAGCTAGACTTTAGGGAAAAGGGTCTCCGGGAATCGGGCAGATCTTCGGAGGCGGCCCTTCAACCCATGTACTATGACTATTACGgtggggaggctggggagggCGGGTCTTTTGCAGGTCAGAACAGGTTACATCAGCCTCAAGAAATCATCTTGGTTTTCTTCGTGCTTGTTTTCTTTGGCAGCGGTGTCTAG